The Pelodiscus sinensis isolate JC-2024 chromosome 6, ASM4963464v1, whole genome shotgun sequence genome has a segment encoding these proteins:
- the ISOC1 gene encoding isochorismatase domain-containing protein 1 — protein MVRRRSRSRDWEPPVWPVGGGSSRRSSSGGGLGRREAPERLPLNMAAAAAAAPLAGGGGCCPAGPGGGSVPVLFCFSVFARPSTVPHGAGYELLIQKFLSLYGDQLDMHRKFVVQLFAEEWSQYIDLPKGFLVSERCKVRLVPLQIQITTLGNLTPSSTVFFCCDMQERFRPAIKYFGDIISVGQRLLQGARILGIPVIVTEQYPKGLGSTVQEIDLTGVKLVLPKTKFSMVLPEVEAALADIPGVRSVVLFGVETHVCIQQTALELVGRGVEVHIVADATSSRSMMDRMFALERLARTGIIVTTSEAILLQLVADKDHPKFKEIQNIIKASAPESGLLSKV, from the exons ATGGTGAGGAGGCGGAGCAGGAGCCGGGACTGGGAGCCGCCCGTCTGGccggtgggagggggcagcagcagacggagcagcagcggcggcgggttGGGCCGCAGGGAGGCGCCGGAGCGGCTGCCCCTGAacatggcggcggcggcggcggctgctcctctcgcgggcggcgggggctgctgcCCGGCCGGGCCGGGAGGCGGCTCGGTGCCCGTGCTCTTCTGCTTCTCGGTCTTCGCCCGCCCCTCGACCGTGCCGCACGGCGCCGGCTACGAGCTGCTGATCCAGAAGTTCCTGAGCCTCTACGGGGACCAGCTGGACATGCACCGCAAGTTCGTGGTGCAGCTCTTCGCCGAGGAGTGGAGCCAGTACATCGACCTGCCCAAGGGCTTCCTGGTCAGCGAGCGCTGCAAGGTGCGCCTGGTGCCGCTGCAGATACAG ataACCACGCTGGGTAACTTGACACCTTCAAGCACTGTATTCTTTTGTTGCGATATGCAAGAAAGATTCAGACCTGCTATCAAATATTTTGGTGATATCATCAGTGTAGGACAACGATTG CTCCAAGGTGCACGGATTTTAGGAATTCCGGTCATTGTGACAGAACAATATCCCAAAGGCCTTGGAAGCACTGTGCAAGAAATTGATTTAACGGGAGTTAAACTTGTGCTTCCAAAAACAAAATTTTCTATGGTATTGCCAGAAGTAGAAGCTGCATTAGCAGACATTCCTGGAGTCCGCAGTGTTGTCTTGTTTGGAGTAGAA ACTCATGTGTGCATCCAGCAAACAGCATTGGAATTGGTTGGCAGAGGTGTGGAAGTTCACATTGTAGCTGATGCCACCTCATCAAGAAGTATGATGGACAGAATGTTTGCTCTTGAG CGTCTTGCTCGCACTGGAATAATAGTTACCACTAGTGAGGCCATCTTGCTGCAGCTGGTAGCTGATAAAGACCATCCAAAATTCAAAGAAATTCAAAACATCATTAAGGCAAGTGCGCCAGAGTCAGGGCTCCTCTCCAAAGTATAA